AATATGGTAAAAAGATACAAAACAAAAAATGTAGATTATATTTGTAATAAATATAACTGGGGCGATGTGGTAGATAAAACGATTAAGTTATATGAAGAAATGGTAAAGGCATAACAGAACTGTTAGGATATATATTCTTAGAAAAAGTTCAAAAATCTATATACAATTATATATCATAAGACTTTCAGATCGCAAACATTTGGAGGAAATAAAATGATACCCAAGATTATACATTATTGTTGGTTTGGAAAAGGTGAGAAATCAAAACTTCTTCAAAATTGCATAGCAAGCTGGAGAGAATTTTTGCCAAATTATAGGATAATAGAGTGGAATGAGGAAAATTTTAATATTGAAAATGCATTGCCATATGTTAAAGAGGCATATGAAAGAAAGAAATATGCTTTTGTTTCTGATTATGTGCGACTGTATGCGTTGGAGAAATATGGAGGAATATACCTGGATACAGATGTGGAAGTAAAAAAAACTTTGGATTCATTTCTGAAGTATAGCGTAGTGTTTTGCTTTGAAAGTGATAATCGAGTGGCAACGGCTGTAATGTTGGCAGAACAAGGAAATAAATTAATTAAGCAATGGAAAGATACTTACGATATAAGACACTTTATTTCAAGCCAAGGTGTAATTGATATGACACCAAATGTTAAAGAGCTTACAGACCTATTGAAAACTCTAGGAATTATACTAAATGGGAATAGACAAGAAATTTCTAGTCTGAATTTGTTGGTATGTGAAAAGGAAACCTTTTGCCCATATGCAATTGGTGAATCGAGAAATCAAAGTTTTAGCTCTTCTTACACCATACATTGGTGTGATGGTAGTTGGGTATCAGGTTCTGTGTGGGTTAAACATAAAGTTATTATTCTAATAAAAAAAATGATTGGTTCTCACAAATACGAGATTATAAGGAAGAAAATTAAGGGTATTTAAGATGAAACCATGTAGGGGTAAATTTAATAGTGAATTGGTGATTATGCTTTTTTTCCTATTGACACCATTGATAGAAATATTAAATTCAAATTTATTAATGAACTTTGGTGGAGATTCAGTTCTGGGAAAAATTTATCGTTTTTTTTATATATTGGCAATGTTTGTAATATTATTCAAAGATAGATTCCGAAAAAAGTCGTTGAATAAAATAATTGTATTTATAAGTATAATTACATTTTCTGCAACGATTAAGGGCATCTGTTTTAATACTAATTTTATAGAAACATTTTTTATAGGGAGCAAGTATTTATTACCTGTCATGACTTTTATAGTATTAGAGGAACTGAACAATAAAAATAAATTAAAAAATGATTTTTTTTATTCTGTCATGTATAAGTATAGTATTATCTTACCATTCACCTACATTTTACCTTTAATATTGAAAATGGGGTATTATCAGTATTCAAATCATATAGGGTATAAAGGTTTAAATTATCAAATTAACGATATTAATATTATCTTTGGCTGTACGAGTCTATTTTTGCTTTATTTATTTATAAAAACAAAGCACATAAAATATGCAACTTTAACACTGTTAAATGTATTTTGCCTTTTATATATGCAAACTAAAACTAGTATTATTATAGTAGCTCTTAGCTTACTTGTTAGTGGTTTGCAATATACTAAAGGTAGAAATAGGCTTATTAAATTAGTGATTCAAATAATGGTAATGATTTTAATTATAAGTGTTATTTCAACAAAATTTCAAGATCAAATAATAGGGTATTTTGCTAGATTAAATGAGATGTATGTATATATGACAAAACAAGGATACTCTTTTTTTGAGTTTTTAACGACTACAAGAAGTTCTCGTTTATCCCAGATTCAATACGTATATGATTTTGATAAATTAAGCGGATATTTAAAGTGCCTAGTTGGATTACCAGAGAAGCAGTTTCTCAATTCAGAAATGGATTTTTTCGATATTTTTTTTCGATTTGGAATAGGCATGTTACTATTTATACTTATTTTTTTTATTAGGCCTTTGATTATCGCAATCTTCAATTATACTTATTCAAAAGATATCGAGGATGCACAACTGTTATGTATATATAGTGTAATGATACTATTTTCAGCATTTGGTGGTCATGTATTAATGTCTGCATATTCAGGTGCAGTTTTAGCTTTAGTAGGATATGAAATAATTAGACGTTATCATTTCATTCGCATTAAGCAAGGAGAAGTCAAATGTCATTAACCATATTTACGCCGACATATAATAGAAGACAGAATCTTGAACCATTATATAGGGCTTTATGTGCACAAAGTTGTATGAATTTCGTGTGGCTTATTGTAGATGATGGCTCTTTAGATGACACAGGAACCTATGTTGAAAAATGGTCACATGATACAAGACTATCAATAACATGTATTCAACAGAAGAACCAAGGTAAGCATATCGCTATGCGTACAGGTATTCAAGAGTGTAAGACAGAATGGTTTATCTGCGTTGACAGCGATGATCTATTAACACCAGATGCTGTTGAAAGGATGTATGATAATATCGTTGAAAAGAAAAATCAAGAGGGAATAGGCTTTATCTATCCAAGGTATGGGTACAATGGAGTTAGGCAGGGAGGATGGATTCCTGAAGATATTGCAATGATTCATATTATGGATGCAAAGGAGTTATTTAATGTAGCAGAAACGGCAATATTGTTAAAGACAAAGTATCTAAAAAAAATAGATATTCCACAATTTCCAGGGGAAAATTTTTTGAGTGAAGAAATAATATATAATTTAATGGCTATTAATGGTAAAATA
The genomic region above belongs to Aminipila butyrica and contains:
- a CDS encoding O-antigen ligase family protein; translated protein: MKPCRGKFNSELVIMLFFLLTPLIEILNSNLLMNFGGDSVLGKIYRFFYILAMFVILFKDRFRKKSLNKIIVFISIITFSATIKGICFNTNFIETFFIGSKYLLPVMTFIVLEELNNKNKLKNDFFYSVMYKYSIILPFTYILPLILKMGYYQYSNHIGYKGLNYQINDINIIFGCTSLFLLYLFIKTKHIKYATLTLLNVFCLLYMQTKTSIIIVALSLLVSGLQYTKGRNRLIKLVIQIMVMILIISVISTKFQDQIIGYFARLNEMYVYMTKQGYSFFEFLTTTRSSRLSQIQYVYDFDKLSGYLKCLVGLPEKQFLNSEMDFFDIFFRFGIGMLLFILIFFIRPLIIAIFNYTYSKDIEDAQLLCIYSVMILFSAFGGHVLMSAYSGAVLALVGYEIIRRYHFIRIKQGEVKCH
- a CDS encoding glycosyltransferase family 32 protein; translated protein: MIPKIIHYCWFGKGEKSKLLQNCIASWREFLPNYRIIEWNEENFNIENALPYVKEAYERKKYAFVSDYVRLYALEKYGGIYLDTDVEVKKTLDSFLKYSVVFCFESDNRVATAVMLAEQGNKLIKQWKDTYDIRHFISSQGVIDMTPNVKELTDLLKTLGIILNGNRQEISSLNLLVCEKETFCPYAIGESRNQSFSSSYTIHWCDGSWVSGSVWVKHKVIILIKKMIGSHKYEIIRKKIKGI
- a CDS encoding glycosyltransferase family 2 protein — its product is MSLTIFTPTYNRRQNLEPLYRALCAQSCMNFVWLIVDDGSLDDTGTYVEKWSHDTRLSITCIQQKNQGKHIAMRTGIQECKTEWFICVDSDDLLTPDAVERMYDNIVEKKNQEGIGFIYPRYGYNGVRQGGWIPEDIAMIHIMDAKELFNVAETAILLKTKYLKKIDIPQFPGENFLSEEIIYNLMAINGKIWVKKEKIYLAEYRDDGLTKSIFRMWVKNPKGVYLLLLSRYKASESYPWKKKMISRIKCIINYNAFSIAKHKSKFLLESPSILLSIATLAPSIFFYWKRYVKN